The genomic window CAGTTTGACCTGGTCTTGCGTCTATACGGGCCTTCGCAAAAATCTCCATCCATTCTGGATGGAAGCTGGACGCCTCCGGCTGCAAACAAAGTGAAAAAGTAGAACATAACTAGGTTCTGTAAAATTTTCGATGAAAGAGCCGATGGCAGAGAAGCAAGGTGAGATGGGTCCCCTTACTGGGCCGAAAGAAGGCTTTTGATGGGGATGGTTTCTGTGTCGGCGATGATTTGATTGTTGTTTTTTAGCCCTGATGAGGGCGGCGACGCACAGCGGGGCTGTGGGTAGCTGAGGCGAAAGCCTCGTGTTCTTTGACATCCGAGTTTTGATTGTTCATGCGGCTTGCCGGAGGAGCTCGACCCACATGTCGGGGTAGAGCCTCTTGCCTTTGAGGCAGGCGATCGCGACGGGCGGATGCCCGCCGAGGCTGCCGTGCGGGCGCATGAAGTTGTAGTAGGCGACGAAGAGCGTGGTGAGTGCCGTGGCTCCGTCGAAGCTCTTGAAGCCGGCGCGGGGTCGCGTGTGGTATTTATAGGTGCGGTTGAGCCGCTCGATGAGCTGCTTGTAGACGCGGTAGGTCTCGCTTTCGGGATCGAGGTTCTTGAGTCCGATGACGGTACGTTTATTCAGGACTGCTTCGCCTCCGGCCACCACGGCGGCGGTGTTGTAGGCGACGGTGGCGCTGTCGTAGGACGGCAGGCCGTCGGTGCCGAGTTCCAAGGCGTCGGTCTGGGGTGCGGCCGGTGGGGCGCACATGCTTTGGGTGAATCCGGGCGTCGGTTTGGCGCCACGGGTTTCGGAGAGGTTGTAGCCGCAGATGGCCCGCCGTGTTTCGGTGATGACGAGCCAGGTGTAGCGGGTTTTCCCGCCGATCTTGATGTAGGTTTCGTCCGCCGCGCAGGTTCCTTCGGGAACGGGACTGTTTTCATCGGTGAAGTCGGCGAGCTGGCAGGCTGCGGCCTTGATGTAGTTGACGACGGTCTGGTGCGAGATGCGGATCCCGAAGACGCGTTCGAGCGCCTGGGCGGTGAGCCTTGCGCTGAGTCCGAGGCTGATGGAGAAGGTGAGGCAGAGTCCGAGGGTATGCAGGCTGTGGTGGATGCGGTTGAGATCGACCGGGGCGTCTTCGGGGCGTTTGAGCGGAAGGTCTTGCGAGGCGAAGTGGTATTCGCGGAAGAGGTAGCGCAGCTTGAACTGGCTGGTGTTTCCGGCTTTGCGCATGGCGTGCTCTTCGGGCGTGAGCTGGGCGA from Pontiella desulfatans includes these protein-coding regions:
- a CDS encoding integrase core domain-containing protein, with the protein product MKNDLRKLLRWVCRKLTYNDLASVVPVLLEVLNGSRQDIELKPQEVRPPHYRQFRVDPQPPLCEPLLPHAPQKDWEELQADHLRATGKTIAKVARRTGSPMPPEKCRCRHCHAPVRYLYLNNGKLGSQVQCKICKRTSPTDKPRRESKARYWCPHCGYALFRWKEDGLCTAFKCPNDHCPVYVRNLAQLTPEEHAMRKAGNTSQFKLRYLFREYHFASQDLPLKRPEDAPVDLNRIHHSLHTLGLCLTFSISLGLSARLTAQALERVFGIRISHQTVVNYIKAAACQLADFTDENSPVPEGTCAADETYIKIGGKTRYTWLVITETRRAICGYNLSETRGAKPTPGFTQSMCAPPAAPQTDALELGTDGLPSYDSATVAYNTAAVVAGGEAVLNKRTVIGLKNLDPESETYRVYKQLIERLNRTYKYHTRPRAGFKSFDGATALTTLFVAYYNFMRPHGSLGGHPPVAIACLKGKRLYPDMWVELLRQAA